The Hahella sp. HNIBRBA332 genome window below encodes:
- a CDS encoding ABC transporter substrate-binding protein, with protein sequence MTRLLAACVTWVLLHSVPALAEGEKIQVLAYAQPPFMELRNDRPAGLAIDILNMLFQRVEVDYSILFLPPKRAYVTALSEANNCVLAIERSQAREALFQWVSPILITRHGFYSNLTDNYNIRTLNDAKPLVIGSYLGSGVGEYLEKLGFNVDLTSSNDLNIRKLQLKRVNLWASDTISAAVIINQSSLPIKLEHVFLTTLSAMGCNLNTSSALVERLQNELKSMYQDQSIRQLYRNYLGQDADWLSN encoded by the coding sequence ATGACGCGACTGCTGGCCGCTTGCGTAACCTGGGTCCTGCTTCACTCCGTTCCCGCTCTCGCGGAAGGAGAGAAAATTCAAGTGCTGGCGTATGCGCAGCCACCTTTTATGGAGCTGCGTAATGACCGGCCGGCGGGCCTGGCCATCGACATCCTTAACATGCTGTTCCAACGCGTGGAAGTGGACTACAGCATTCTGTTTCTGCCCCCCAAACGCGCTTATGTCACCGCTTTGTCTGAGGCTAATAACTGTGTGCTGGCGATTGAGCGCAGTCAGGCGCGAGAAGCCTTGTTTCAATGGGTCAGCCCGATTCTCATCACCCGGCACGGTTTCTATTCCAACCTGACGGATAATTACAATATCCGCACGCTCAACGACGCCAAACCCCTGGTGATAGGCAGTTATCTGGGTAGCGGGGTCGGCGAGTATCTGGAGAAGCTGGGTTTCAACGTGGATCTCACTTCCAGCAACGACCTGAACATCCGCAAGTTGCAGCTCAAACGGGTAAACCTGTGGGCCAGCGACACCATTTCAGCAGCGGTGATCATCAATCAGAGCAGCCTTCCTATCAAGCTGGAGCATGTCTTTCTCACCACGTTAAGCGCGATGGGCTGTAACCTGAATACGTCGTCCGCCTTGGTGGAGCGGCTGCAAAACGAGCTAAAGAGCATGTATCAGGACCAGTCCATTCGGCAGCTATATCGCAACTACCTTGGCCAGGATGCGGATTGGCTGAGCAATTGA
- a CDS encoding efflux RND transporter permease subunit, with the protein MIAWFARNHVAANLLMLTILALGLGSLSQRLPLEVFPSVEPSTISISVSLRGATPEEVEEGVSVKIEEAVQDLEGVEQIVSRSSEGSASVTVEVDSDYDPRELLADVKSRVDSINSFPGDVEKPVISLAQHTREVITVAIAGPYPESEIRTLAEHVRDDMLRLDGVTQVALDGVRNYEISIEVPKATLQRYGITLQTIAQAISKSSLDVSAGNIQTDGGEVLIRSKGQAYRRDDFEDIVVLTQRDGSFVRVRDLATVVDGFEEGRVLTRFNGQPAAFVDVFRVGDQSAIGVADKVKEYIERKQSSLPVGVELTYWRDFSKLVKKRLQTLTDNAIQGGILVLLLLTLFLRPSVAFWVFCGIPISFMGAFLVMPYFGVTLNIFTLFAFILVLGIVVDDAIVTGESVYTHLRRAENGLQAAIQGTQEVAAPVTFGVLTTMAAFMPIAFIEGVRGQLFAQIVVVVLPIFVFSLIESKLILPAHLKHVRINPDPNAGSRLERWQRAFADGFENAILRYYHPVLHWTLRNRYLFLSFAVGSFILLSTLVASGWINFVFFPRVQSEIARASLTMPQGTPFEVTDRYVSKMADAAFKLKEKYRDPQTGEDLILDVLATSGGSSGSHVGRVIFEIVAPEERETAVTSNELVNEWRRLIGVVPGAESLTFRAEIGRVSDPIDIQFSGNNFETLEAVGEQVKARLASYPTVFDITDSLSDGKEELQVELKPEAYALGLNRADVINQIRQAFYGYQVQRIQRGRDDVRVMVRYPRSDRQSVSDLQSLRIAASDGRLIPLGEIAELKPGLSPTTIYRIDRYRTMNVRADIDKQNTNMLALQEDMTRFLDDLMLQHPDIQYSWEGEAKEQRESFGSLKWGLLFVLFMIYSLLAIPFKSYVQPLIVMTVIPFGGIGAVLGHWIMGMDLSLTSLLGMLALIGVVVNDSLVLVDFINKHRNDRENGGNLMTAVLNAGVARFRPVMLTSLTTFIGLMPLLFEKSTQAQFLIPMAVSLGFGILFATVLTLLLVPVNYVVIEDLKRLFHPKQALREDAA; encoded by the coding sequence GTGATCGCCTGGTTCGCTCGTAATCATGTCGCCGCCAACCTGTTGATGCTGACGATCCTGGCTTTGGGCCTGGGATCTTTGAGTCAGCGCCTGCCGTTGGAAGTATTTCCCTCTGTTGAACCCTCCACTATCTCGATTTCCGTTTCGCTTCGCGGCGCCACCCCGGAAGAAGTGGAGGAGGGCGTCAGCGTCAAAATTGAAGAAGCGGTGCAGGATCTGGAGGGCGTTGAGCAAATTGTCAGTCGTTCCTCTGAAGGCAGCGCATCCGTTACGGTCGAAGTGGACAGTGATTACGATCCCCGTGAGCTGCTGGCGGATGTGAAAAGCCGGGTGGATTCCATCAACTCCTTCCCGGGAGATGTGGAAAAGCCGGTTATCAGTCTGGCCCAGCATACCCGTGAGGTGATTACCGTCGCCATCGCCGGACCTTACCCTGAGTCGGAAATTCGCACGCTGGCGGAGCATGTGCGCGATGACATGTTGCGCCTGGACGGCGTCACTCAAGTGGCCCTGGATGGGGTGCGCAACTATGAAATTTCCATTGAAGTGCCCAAGGCGACGCTGCAGCGCTATGGCATTACGTTGCAAACCATCGCCCAGGCCATCAGCAAGAGCTCCCTGGACGTGTCTGCGGGCAATATCCAGACCGATGGCGGCGAGGTGCTGATTCGCTCCAAAGGTCAGGCCTACCGCCGCGATGACTTTGAAGATATCGTCGTACTGACCCAGCGCGACGGCAGTTTCGTGCGCGTCAGAGATCTGGCGACGGTCGTGGACGGATTTGAAGAAGGGCGCGTGCTCACCCGTTTCAACGGCCAGCCGGCGGCGTTCGTGGATGTATTCCGGGTAGGAGATCAAAGCGCCATTGGCGTCGCCGACAAGGTCAAAGAGTATATCGAGCGCAAGCAGAGCAGCCTGCCTGTCGGAGTTGAGTTAACCTACTGGCGCGACTTTTCCAAGCTGGTGAAAAAACGTCTGCAGACCCTGACGGATAACGCCATTCAGGGCGGCATTCTGGTGTTGTTGCTGTTGACGTTGTTCTTGCGGCCGTCGGTGGCTTTCTGGGTTTTTTGCGGCATCCCTATCTCCTTTATGGGGGCGTTCCTGGTGATGCCGTACTTCGGCGTGACCCTTAACATCTTCACCTTGTTCGCCTTTATTCTGGTGCTGGGGATCGTCGTGGACGACGCCATTGTCACCGGCGAAAGCGTTTATACCCACTTGCGACGTGCGGAAAATGGCTTGCAGGCGGCGATTCAGGGTACTCAGGAAGTGGCGGCGCCGGTTACGTTCGGCGTACTGACCACAATGGCCGCCTTTATGCCCATCGCCTTTATCGAAGGCGTGCGCGGTCAGTTATTCGCGCAGATAGTGGTGGTGGTGCTGCCGATTTTCGTGTTCTCGCTGATCGAGTCCAAGCTCATCTTGCCCGCTCACTTGAAGCATGTGCGCATCAACCCGGACCCTAATGCAGGTTCCCGTCTGGAGCGCTGGCAACGGGCTTTCGCCGATGGTTTTGAGAATGCGATCCTGCGTTACTATCACCCGGTATTACACTGGACCCTGCGCAATCGTTACCTGTTTTTATCGTTTGCAGTGGGCTCTTTTATCTTGTTGAGCACGTTGGTGGCGTCCGGCTGGATCAATTTTGTGTTTTTCCCCCGGGTGCAGAGCGAGATCGCCAGGGCGTCGCTGACCATGCCCCAGGGAACGCCATTTGAGGTGACGGACCGCTATGTCTCCAAGATGGCGGACGCCGCCTTTAAGCTTAAGGAGAAGTATCGCGATCCGCAGACCGGAGAAGATCTGATTCTGGATGTGCTGGCCACCAGCGGCGGCTCCAGTGGCTCCCACGTGGGCCGGGTGATATTTGAGATTGTGGCGCCGGAGGAACGGGAAACGGCGGTCACCAGTAACGAACTGGTCAATGAGTGGCGTCGCCTGATCGGCGTGGTTCCCGGCGCCGAGTCGTTGACATTCCGGGCGGAGATCGGTCGGGTGTCCGACCCCATCGACATTCAGTTTTCCGGTAATAATTTTGAGACGCTGGAGGCGGTGGGAGAGCAGGTGAAAGCACGCCTGGCGAGCTATCCCACGGTATTCGACATTACCGACAGCCTGTCCGACGGCAAAGAAGAATTGCAGGTGGAACTGAAGCCTGAAGCATACGCCCTGGGATTGAACCGGGCGGACGTCATCAATCAGATCCGGCAGGCGTTCTATGGTTATCAGGTGCAGCGTATCCAGCGGGGGCGTGACGACGTGCGCGTCATGGTGCGCTACCCACGCTCCGACCGGCAGTCAGTCAGCGATTTGCAGAGCCTGCGTATCGCCGCCTCCGACGGACGCCTGATTCCGTTGGGCGAAATCGCTGAACTCAAGCCAGGCCTGAGTCCCACCACGATCTATCGCATAGACCGTTATCGCACTATGAACGTGCGTGCGGATATCGATAAGCAGAACACCAACATGCTGGCCTTGCAGGAAGATATGACCCGCTTTCTCGACGATCTGATGCTGCAGCATCCAGATATTCAGTACAGTTGGGAAGGGGAGGCGAAAGAGCAGCGGGAGTCGTTCGGCAGTCTCAAATGGGGACTACTGTTTGTGCTGTTTATGATCTACAGTCTGTTGGCGATTCCATTTAAGTCATACGTCCAGCCGTTGATTGTTATGACTGTGATTCCCTTCGGCGGCATTGGCGCGGTGCTGGGCCATTGGATCATGGGGATGGATCTGAGCCTGACCAGTTTGTTGGGAATGCTGGCTCTGATCGGGGTGGTGGTGAACGACAGTCTGGTGCTGGTGGACTTCATCAACAAGCACCGTAATGATCGGGAGAACGGCGGCAATCTGATGACCGCAGTGCTGAATGCGGGTGTGGCCCGTTTCCGCCCGGTCATGCTCACGTCATTGACCACTTTTATCGGTTTGATGCCGTTACTGTTCGAGAAGTCCACCCAGGCGCAGTTTCTAATTCCCATGGCGGTGTCGTTGGGGTTTGGAATACTGTTCGCCACGGTCCTGACGTTGCTGCTGGTGCCCGTAAACTACGTGGTCATCGAAGATCTGAAGCGGCTGTTCCATCCCAAACAAGCACTGCGAGAAGACGCCGCCTGA
- a CDS encoding efflux RND transporter periplasmic adaptor subunit has translation MLKKVLPLAVLALFVGVAYLATELKPQAKPQKEHPQPAISVETQTLQTEVFPVRISTFGIVQPRTQSAIVAQVSGQVIEVSPNLRDGGFFAKGEVLLKIDPVDYQVQLRIAEGAVTEAKLALAEEEARVRQAKKDWEKIGGVNNASDLALRKPQLAAAQARVQTAIAQHTQARINLQRTEIKAPYAGRVLKKQVDLGSVVSPQTTLAEIYATDYVEVRLPLNNTDLGFIDLPEQRRGGEPPAVTIFNNLAASKEKWRGKIVRTEGAIDATTQQLYVVAQIDDPFGLQDANRYPLKIGQYVSAEIQGRRLPEALVVPVSSIYQGSYVYIAKGEVLHRQSIEIGWQSGKSALISEGLQAGDELILTPLGQVNSGVRIKRAQNESEKVARRSGEKPADATGGDVQ, from the coding sequence ATGTTAAAGAAAGTCCTGCCGTTAGCGGTGTTAGCCCTGTTTGTTGGCGTTGCCTATCTCGCCACTGAGTTGAAACCTCAGGCCAAGCCTCAAAAAGAGCATCCGCAGCCCGCTATCAGCGTTGAAACCCAGACGCTGCAAACCGAAGTGTTTCCAGTGCGCATTTCCACGTTCGGCATCGTGCAACCGCGTACGCAAAGCGCCATTGTTGCGCAGGTGTCCGGACAGGTGATCGAGGTGTCGCCGAATTTGCGGGATGGCGGCTTTTTCGCCAAAGGCGAGGTGCTGCTGAAAATCGACCCTGTGGACTATCAGGTGCAATTGCGCATTGCTGAAGGCGCCGTGACGGAAGCGAAGCTGGCGTTGGCGGAGGAAGAAGCGCGAGTGCGGCAGGCGAAGAAAGACTGGGAAAAAATCGGTGGCGTCAACAACGCCTCGGACCTTGCGCTGCGCAAGCCGCAGCTGGCTGCGGCCCAGGCCCGAGTGCAGACCGCTATCGCCCAGCATACGCAGGCGCGCATCAACCTGCAGCGGACTGAAATCAAAGCGCCATACGCCGGTCGCGTGCTCAAGAAACAGGTGGATCTGGGCTCCGTCGTGTCGCCGCAGACCACGCTGGCGGAAATTTACGCCACAGATTACGTCGAAGTGCGCCTGCCTCTCAACAATACAGATCTGGGCTTTATCGATCTGCCCGAGCAGCGCCGGGGTGGAGAGCCGCCAGCGGTGACGATTTTCAACAATCTCGCTGCCTCGAAAGAAAAGTGGCGTGGCAAGATCGTGCGGACGGAAGGTGCTATTGACGCTACGACCCAGCAGCTTTATGTGGTCGCTCAGATTGATGACCCTTTCGGGCTTCAGGACGCGAATCGATATCCTCTCAAAATAGGTCAGTACGTCAGTGCGGAAATTCAGGGACGGCGCTTGCCGGAAGCCCTGGTAGTACCCGTTTCATCTATTTATCAGGGGAGTTATGTGTACATCGCCAAAGGGGAGGTGTTGCACCGACAGAGCATTGAGATTGGCTGGCAGAGCGGTAAGTCCGCACTGATCAGCGAGGGGCTGCAGGCTGGCGACGAACTGATTCTCACCCCACTGGGACAGGTCAATAGCGGCGTGCGCATCAAACGAGCGCAGAATGAATCTGAAAAGGTGGCGCGCCGCAGTGGAGAAAAGCCAGCTGACGCAACCGGTGGAGACGTGCAGTGA
- a CDS encoding GFA family protein — MKGSCLCGAVQYEVKTFEENVSHCHCSKCRKFHGAATGTYGVVNMANFTWSAGEDRIAVYRSSETAERGFCPQCGSSLFFRFLSNPDYIDIALGTLDEEPDHLPKDHIYTAFKAKWCVIGDGLPQYPGVRLTSD; from the coding sequence ATGAAAGGAAGTTGTCTGTGCGGCGCCGTGCAATATGAAGTAAAGACCTTTGAAGAAAACGTGTCCCACTGCCATTGCTCCAAGTGTCGTAAGTTCCACGGTGCGGCGACGGGAACCTACGGCGTGGTGAACATGGCGAACTTTACCTGGTCCGCAGGTGAAGACCGCATCGCGGTTTACCGCTCATCGGAAACGGCGGAACGAGGCTTTTGCCCCCAATGCGGCTCCAGCCTGTTTTTCCGGTTTCTCAGCAACCCCGACTATATCGACATCGCCCTGGGAACTCTGGATGAAGAGCCGGACCACTTGCCGAAAGACCACATCTATACCGCATTCAAGGCGAAATGGTGTGTGATTGGCGATGGTTTGCCTCAGTATCCTGGGGTGCGGTTGACTTCCGACTGA
- the fghA gene encoding S-formylglutathione hydrolase produces MHLIQENKCHGGYWRRYQHDSETCGCLMTFSVFVPAAAEEGKCATLFWLSGLTCTDQNFVQKADVEAAAAEYGFIVVAPDTSPRNVGLDGEDLSYDFGSGAGFYVDATEEPWRANYRMYSYVTEELYSLVADNLPMDPERTGVFGHSMGGHGALTIALKQPEKFRSVSALAPICAPMSCPWGKKALAGYLGTNQENWKAYDSVALIESGAKVSRILVDQGDKDEFLAEQLNPELLKAACAEKDIPLTLNYRAGYDHSYFFIKTFIRDHVKHHHKMLNDANG; encoded by the coding sequence ATGCACTTGATTCAGGAAAATAAATGCCACGGAGGATACTGGCGTCGCTATCAACACGACTCGGAGACCTGCGGCTGTTTGATGACCTTTTCCGTCTTCGTTCCGGCTGCTGCGGAGGAAGGGAAGTGCGCCACCTTGTTCTGGCTTTCCGGTTTGACCTGCACAGACCAGAACTTCGTGCAAAAGGCGGACGTGGAGGCCGCCGCCGCGGAATATGGCTTTATCGTGGTGGCTCCTGACACCAGTCCCCGCAATGTCGGCCTGGATGGCGAAGATCTCAGCTATGACTTCGGCTCTGGCGCCGGGTTTTACGTGGATGCCACGGAAGAGCCCTGGCGCGCGAATTACCGCATGTATTCCTACGTGACGGAAGAGCTGTACTCGCTGGTGGCGGATAATCTGCCCATGGACCCCGAGCGCACAGGCGTATTCGGACACTCCATGGGCGGGCACGGCGCACTGACCATCGCGCTTAAGCAGCCGGAGAAGTTTCGCTCTGTGTCTGCGTTGGCGCCGATTTGCGCGCCCATGTCCTGCCCTTGGGGTAAAAAAGCCTTGGCGGGGTATCTGGGAACCAATCAGGAAAACTGGAAAGCCTATGATTCTGTGGCGTTGATCGAGTCCGGGGCGAAAGTAAGCCGGATTCTGGTGGACCAGGGGGATAAAGACGAGTTCCTGGCGGAACAGTTGAACCCTGAGCTATTGAAGGCCGCTTGCGCGGAGAAGGACATCCCTCTGACTCTGAACTATCGCGCTGGATATGACCACAGCTACTTTTTCATTAAGACATTCATTCGCGATCATGTGAAACATCATCATAAGATGCTCAATGACGCCAATGGCTGA
- a CDS encoding S-(hydroxymethyl)glutathione dehydrogenase/class III alcohol dehydrogenase → MKSRAAVAFAAGQPLEIVEVDVQGPKAGEVLVKIVATGVCHTDAYTLSGDDPEGLFPAILGHEGGGVVMEVGEGVTSVKPGDHVIPLYIPECGQCKFCASGKTNLCQAIRVTQGKGLMPDGTSRFSYQGKQLYHYMGTSTFSEYTVLPEIALAKINPKAPLEKVCLLGCGVTTGIGAVLNTAKVEPGSTVAVFGLGGIGLSVIQGAAMANAGRIIAVDVNPDKFEMAKALGATDCVNPKELSAPIQEALVEMTDGGVDYSFECVGNVQLMRAALESCHKGWGTSVIIGVAGAGQEISTRPFQLVTGRTWKGTAFGGVKGRSQLPGYVDKYLSGEIKVDPMVTYSLSLDDINKAFDYMHEGKSIRSVILF, encoded by the coding sequence ATGAAATCACGCGCAGCAGTCGCATTCGCCGCCGGCCAGCCGCTCGAAATTGTCGAAGTGGACGTGCAAGGCCCAAAAGCCGGGGAAGTGCTGGTCAAGATTGTCGCCACCGGCGTCTGTCATACCGACGCTTATACGCTCTCAGGAGATGATCCCGAAGGACTTTTTCCCGCTATTCTTGGTCATGAAGGCGGCGGTGTGGTGATGGAAGTCGGCGAAGGCGTGACTTCCGTTAAACCGGGCGATCACGTTATTCCTCTCTATATCCCGGAGTGCGGACAATGCAAGTTCTGCGCATCCGGCAAGACCAATCTCTGTCAGGCTATCCGGGTCACCCAGGGCAAAGGCCTGATGCCTGACGGCACTTCGCGCTTCTCTTATCAGGGTAAGCAGCTCTATCACTACATGGGCACCTCCACCTTTTCCGAGTACACCGTACTGCCGGAAATCGCGCTGGCCAAAATTAATCCCAAAGCCCCTTTGGAGAAAGTCTGTCTGTTGGGCTGTGGCGTCACCACCGGCATTGGCGCGGTGTTGAATACGGCGAAAGTAGAGCCAGGCTCGACGGTGGCGGTATTCGGCCTGGGCGGCATTGGGTTGAGCGTGATTCAAGGCGCAGCAATGGCCAACGCGGGGCGGATTATCGCCGTTGACGTCAACCCGGATAAGTTCGAGATGGCGAAAGCCCTGGGCGCTACGGACTGCGTGAATCCCAAAGAGCTGTCAGCGCCAATTCAGGAAGCCCTGGTGGAAATGACCGACGGCGGCGTGGATTATTCCTTTGAATGCGTCGGCAATGTGCAATTGATGCGCGCGGCGTTGGAGTCCTGTCATAAAGGCTGGGGAACCTCGGTGATAATTGGCGTGGCGGGCGCCGGCCAGGAAATCTCCACCCGGCCCTTCCAATTGGTCACTGGCCGCACCTGGAAAGGCACGGCGTTTGGCGGCGTGAAAGGGCGCAGTCAGTTGCCGGGGTACGTGGATAAATATCTCAGCGGCGAGATCAAAGTGGACCCGATGGTCACCTACAGCCTGTCCTTGGATGACATCAATAAAGCCTTTGATTACATGCACGAAGGCAAGAGCATTCGCTCCGTCATTCTCTTTTAA